The genomic segment GGAATGGAATGTTCCGGCCTATACAGTGGACCCGGTCGTCGTGGATGAGATGGAGGAGGTAGCCCGGTACTCGGGCCTGGCGGGAATTCCCCGCCTGAGCCGATCCCATGCCCTCAACAGCCGGGCGGTGGCCCGAAAAGTCGCCTTGGATCTAGGCCGGAGTTATGAGACAGTGAACCTGATCGTGGCCCACCTCGGGGGCGGTGTTTCTGTTTCCGCCCATCGGCAGGGACGCATGATCGATGTCAACAATGCCCAGAGTGAAGGTCCGTTTTCCCTGGAGCGGACCGGAACGCTGCCGGTGCTGGCCGTCATCGACCTATGTTTCGAAGGTCAATATACCCGGGAAGCATTGTATGGGTTGATGACCGAGCGGGGTGGTCTGTTTTCCTATCTGGGGACCAAGGACTTCCGAGAAGTGGAAGAGCGCATCAGCGCGGGAGAGGGTAAGGCGCAAGAGATAGTCGAGGCCCTGGCCTACCAGGTGGGTAAGGAAATCGGAGCGATGGCGGCGGTATTGGTCGGACAGGTGGATCGGGTGCTCTTAACCGGAGGACTGGCACACTCTCGGTTACTGACTGATTTGATTGCTGAACGAGTGGCTTTTATCGCCCCCCTGGTGGTCGTGCCCGGGGAACACGAGATGGAGGCCCTGGCTTCCGGGGCCTTATCGGTGCTCCAGGGGCACGAGACGGCAAGGATTTATGGGGAGGCTTGATTGATGAGTTTCGAAAACTTCCGGCAGATCATCCGGGAGGTGCAAAAAATCGGAAAATGCCGTCTGTGTGTGGCCGCCGCCGCGGATGAAAAAGTCCTGGCCGCAGTTCGGGAAGCCAGGAAAGAAGATTTTGTGGATATAACCTTGCTGGGCCATGAAGAGTGGATCTGGCGGCTGGCCCTTAAAACCGGCTTGAATCTCCGGGGTATTGAGATCATCGATGTGGCTGACCCGGTCGAGGCGACCGTCCGGGCGGTAGCCGAAGTTGGGAGTGGAAAGGCGGACATCCTGATGAAAGGGATGGTCAACAGCGCTGATTTTCTTCATGCCATTCTCGACCCATCAGGGGGGTTACGCGGTGAGGGGATCCTCAGTCACCTGGCCGCCCTGGAAATCCCCGGGTATTACCGCCTCATTTATGTCAGTGACGGCGGCCTCAACGTCAATCCGGATCTGGCCCGCAAAAAGGTCATACTCCACAATGCGGTGCGTTTTCTTCAGGCCATCGGGATCGCAGAGCCCCGGGTGGCGGTGCTCAGTGCCAATGAAAGAGTGTCGGACAAGGTGCCCTCGACGGTGGAAGCCAGAGAACTGAAGAAGATTGCTGAGCGGGGGGAAATCATGGGAGCTCTGGTCGAAGGTCCGATCAGCCTGGACGCAGCGATCGATGAAGAAGCGGCCCTCCATAAAGGAATCGAGAGTCCGGTCGCCGGGCATGCGGATCTCTTGCTCGTACCGGATATCGATACTGGCAACGTCTTGGCCAAGGCGGTCATATATTTTGCCCGGGGCCGGATGGCCGGGTTGATTCTGGGAGGGAAACGTCCGGTCATCCTGACCTCCCGCAATGAACCACATTACGGGAAACTGGCTTCCATCGCTCTGGCCGCCTACTCCATCGTCCGGGGACGGCCGGGATGAAAAGACCAGGCATGCTTTAGATCGGTTTTTTGGAGAAATCATGAGCATAGGTAAAAGGGAGGAACGAAATATGGAATTGACGGAAGCGATTCGAACCAGGCGGAGCATCAGAAAGTATCGGAAGGAGCCTCTTACGGAAAGTACGATTCGGGAATTGTTGGAACTGGCCACCTGGGCTCCCAGCGGGATGCATCTCCAGCCCTGGGCTTTTACGGTGATCGAGGATCAGGATTATCTACAGGATTTTTCTGACCGTTGCAAGGATTATGTGCTCAAAAACCTGATGCAGGCACCGGAGTTGGCCCGCTATCGGGAGATGCTGGCCGACCCGACGTATCACCTGTTCTACCAAGCGCCGGTCCTGATCATGATTTACGGTGACCAAAAAGCGTTTTCCGCGGCCTACGACTGCAGTATGGCTGCCCAAAACCTGATGTTCGGTGCCTGGGACCGGGGGATTGGTTCCTGCTGGATCGGCTTTGCCCATGAGTATGGTAACACTCCGGAAGTAAAAGCGGAA from the Atribacteraceae bacterium genome contains:
- the buk gene encoding butyrate kinase yields the protein MREGQPYTGNCLPITNHHSMSLILVINPGSTSTKLAVFDGEECRIRYTIEHSLTELAEYRDVLEQADFRQRQVVQFVQNQGFSPEAFSALAVRGGILRPLPGGVYRVDERMVDDLSTGRYGRHASNLGGMIGLTLGREWNVPAYTVDPVVVDEMEEVARYSGLAGIPRLSRSHALNSRAVARKVALDLGRSYETVNLIVAHLGGGVSVSAHRQGRMIDVNNAQSEGPFSLERTGTLPVLAVIDLCFEGQYTREALYGLMTERGGLFSYLGTKDFREVEERISAGEGKAQEIVEALAYQVGKEIGAMAAVLVGQVDRVLLTGGLAHSRLLTDLIAERVAFIAPLVVVPGEHEMEALASGALSVLQGHETARIYGEA
- a CDS encoding bifunctional enoyl-CoA hydratase/phosphate acetyltransferase; the encoded protein is MSFENFRQIIREVQKIGKCRLCVAAAADEKVLAAVREARKEDFVDITLLGHEEWIWRLALKTGLNLRGIEIIDVADPVEATVRAVAEVGSGKADILMKGMVNSADFLHAILDPSGGLRGEGILSHLAALEIPGYYRLIYVSDGGLNVNPDLARKKVILHNAVRFLQAIGIAEPRVAVLSANERVSDKVPSTVEARELKKIAERGEIMGALVEGPISLDAAIDEEAALHKGIESPVAGHADLLLVPDIDTGNVLAKAVIYFARGRMAGLILGGKRPVILTSRNEPHYGKLASIALAAYSIVRGRPG
- a CDS encoding nitroreductase, whose protein sequence is MELTEAIRTRRSIRKYRKEPLTESTIRELLELATWAPSGMHLQPWAFTVIEDQDYLQDFSDRCKDYVLKNLMQAPELARYREMLADPTYHLFYQAPVLIMIYGDQKAFSAAYDCSMAAQNLMFGAWDRGIGSCWIGFAHEYGNTPEVKAELKVPGGYDLIAPIILGYPAAPGEERPRKQPVVLYWKR